The region TCTTTGTCGCTCTTGATCGTTACGAAATTTTAATCTTCCTTGAAAGTCACCGCCTAAGCATTTGAGCGCTGCTGCGGAGATTACTCCTTCGGGTGCGCCCCCAACTCCAAGTAGAAGATCTATTCCAGTCTCGCCCCAAGCAGTTGCGATCGCGGCAGAAACATCTCCATCGCCTATTAGTCGTATGCGAGCCCCCAGCTTACGAACCTTTACGATTAAATCTTCGTGCCGTGGTCGATCAAGAATCATAACGGTCACTTCATTGACGGCTTTATTTAAACACTGAGCGACTGTTTCAATCGTCTCTTCGAGAGGCGCATCAAGACTCACTCTTCCTCTGCACTGCGGGCCTACGGCAATCTTGTCCATATAGGTATCTGGCGCATGTAAAAAACCACCCTGCTCTGCGCAGGCGATTACGGCAGTCGCACCAAAGCCGCCGTTTGCAGTGATTGTCGTACCCTCTAAGGGGTCTAATGCGATGTCAATCTTTGGAACGTCCTGCGTTCGCCTACCAACTTTCTCGCCAATGAAAAGCATAGGAGCTTCGTCTCTCTCTCCCTCTCCGATAACGACGGTTCCATCGATTTGCACCGAATCAAAGGCTTTCCTCATAGCATCCACTGCGGCCTGATCGGCGGCCTTTTCGTCTCCGCGACCCACAAACTCAGCGGCAGCTAAAGCAGCTGCCTCTGTGATTCTCACAAACTCCAATGCTAAGTTTCGATCCATAAATTCTCCTCAGGCTTTTAAAGAACTATCGTGGCACTTTAGTGTTTCAACAAGTAAGCTGATGATCTCTCTTTCATCGGGAATCTGCTCCAGCAATTCTATCACTCTCCTAACAAAGCTTGCTTCTGGCATCGTAGACCCTCGCGTCTCGACGGTTACATAGTGAGTGTAATCTTCCGTGGCTCGTGTCAAGTCTGCGCGGCTTGTTGCTAGCGTCAATTTCGCATTTTCGAAATTCAATGTTCCATAATCGAACTCAACCACGAACCTTCTAATCGCTTTGTCTTGTAGCCAAACAAACACGTTGGTATCGCCAGGTCCGTGAAACCAGTGTGTAAAATCTTGCTCCGGAGCATAAAACTGAGGGCTCACAAAACGAGTCTGTAAGCCTCGGCTCCTCATTTCGAAATAACAAGAAAGCAACTTGTGTGCTTCAGCACCTAACTGTGTAAATTCGAAGGCGATGGCATCTTCTGTCGTGCGAACAACCCTGCCCTCGAACTCGCCCAATCCGAGACCGAGAAACTCAAGGCCAAATTTGATAGGCCTACCATCTCGCCTTACAATCTCGGAGTGAATGGCCGCCACCCGCCGGATGCAAAGTCCCTTAAGACTGATGTCTAGAATGGGAGTCGGACCCAATCCTTCGAATAGAAAACTCACATCGGCAAGCCTGTCAGTTTCTTCTGGGTTCGCTGGCAAATAAATTCTCGGAAACCGCCTTTTTTCTTTAGACATGATTTAACCCACCTCAAATCGGTATTCCACTCCGGCCGAGTGAGGATGTCACCTTAATTTCATGCGAAGCGTTGAAAGCAAGTGTCGCTGTATTGGGCTGCTACTGGGTGCCAAGCAAGGCAAGGCATTGAAATCAAGCTAGGTTGTGTACTTGAAATCCCTGGGATAATCTATCAGTTCGGAGAAAACCCTTTTATGAATCATCAGCTCTCGCGCTGGAAACGCTCTCTACCAAACTGGCTCACACTTTTTCGCGTGGTGCTTGTAGCGCCCATTATCGTTTTGCTACTAAGGGATCAGATTGTCACAAACTGGATATGTGCCGGGCTATTTATACTCGCCTCACTGACCGATTACATAGATGGTTATTTGGCCAGAAAAATGGACGTTGTTAGCAACTTCGGAAAACTCATGGATCCAGTTGCAGATAAAATTTTGGTCAGTGCGACGCTAGTAATGCTGATCCCCACCGGAAGACTTGAAGCAATTATGGTGGTTATTCTAATAAGTCGGGATGTTTTTATTGATGGTCTTCGTGCGCTCGCCGGGAGTCAGGGTATCATTATCAGTGCCGGCAAGATTGGAAAGTGGAAGACAGCCACACAAATGGTGGGTATTCCCGCTATTTTACTTCAAGATATCGGTAGTCTACCGGTCAGCAAAATTGGCTACTGGGTGCTCTGGTTTAGTGTGGTATTGAGTATAGTTTCTGGCATCAAGTACTATCTGACCTATTTACGTAAGGCTCCCATCGACTTTATGAATTAGGTTGGGGGTCCGTGCAACACGGTGCCCCTCGAATGGGCTTTGAATAAGTGCCGAAGGAGTTGCCGCGCCTTAGCTCCGCGAGGGATCATGACCATGTGTGGGTAGCGCGAAAGAGAACAAGTTGACAGTTCTTACTCAAGGCAATTATGTTCGGTCCTCACGCATACTATTTGCGGGTGTAGCTCAGTTGATAGAGCGTCGCCTTGCCAAGGAGACGGTCTATCAACTTTTGAGTAGTAGACTAATGGAGAGTTTGGTTAGAGATTTTATGAGTTTAGTGGATTGTTACTTTGAGAAAATCGGCATCTCAAAAAGCCAAAACTGGCTAAGTGGCAAAAGCTGCGCTTTTAAGCGCGGGAGTAGCTCAGTTGATAGAGCGCTGCCTTGCCAAGGCAGAGGTCGCGGGTTTGAATCCCGTCTCCCGCTCCAATTTTCTTTTTTTAAATTAGAAAGTTTGAGTTCTGAATCGAGGGTCGCATGAACAGCGATCCGAAAGTTGTTCCCTTCTTCAAAGGGAAAGTAAATCCCAAATACGCAAATGTTTCTGATTCCCTGAAGTGGGCTATCCCTATGATGGAAGCTCAAGACAGCCCTGAAGTTCAAGCTGGCCACAAAGCTTCGGAAGAGCGAGCCCGCGCAATGCGAGCCGAAAAAGAGCGGGCAAAACTCAAAGCCTCATTCAAAGTTATTTCTTAGCAAAAGCCTTCAAAAACTGATTCGAGACTTGATTGATGTACTTTTCGGTCGTCCTGAATGAACTGTGCAAACAGCACTTCTGCAGGAAGTATGGATTCCCCAAATACCAATCATGCAGATGGAGCGCACCGATGGTCGCATAGCTATGCTTCCATGCGTGAGGGTGCAGAAACTTGAAATCGCAATCTTTAGCAATCTGTCGCCACCACTTCATAACGGTGTCAGGATGGCAATCAAGCAAACGATCTTTCGGGGCAATGTTCTTTTTGAGGAAACGAGCGACATCCACCAATATCTTGGGTGACGGCTGAACCATTGGTAACTGGATTCGTTCGCCTGAAGTTGTCTTAGTTGCGTCCTCAAAAACGAGAGCACCTTTTTCCCCACGGCTCCAGCCAGAAACGATATTGTCCTTCAAATCAAAGTTCGGCACGTCGTCATCGGGGTGCAAACATTCCGCATTCAAGCCCAGTAAGTTCCCACGACGGAGGCCCGTGCAGACTCCGAAGAAAATCGCATAGGCTTTCTTTTTCATCTCCAGATTATCTTTGTAAGCCTTGTCGATGGCATCCTTGATGTCATTCAACTCGTCCTCAGTGTAGGTCTCTTTCGTGCGGACACCTGTCACATCCTCACCACGGCGACGGGCTTGTTTCTTCTGTTCAAGGGTCATCTTGATATCGAGAGTATAAAAGTCGTCTTGACCAATATAGCCCGAATCCAAAAGAAACCGCATATACTCATTAAACGGTGTCGTGATTGAGCTGTAGGTGTTGTGCGAATATTTCTTTCCGCTCAGGGTCTTGGCCATCATCACATGAGTGCGAGCTTTTGCTTTGAAGTTTTTAAAATCCTTCGGGTGATTGCATCCGTTGCCTAAGAAGAACGGCATCCAAAATCGCTTCATCCAACCTTTGTAGGCAAACGGAATACTGTGCGTACTTTTGAAGGCAACGAACTCATCCAGGTTGTCCTCAAAGTTGAACTCTTTGCTCTTGAGATCGAGCTTCTCTTGAATCTTGTATTTCGGCAGAGCGTATTTATCTTTAAGCTCTTCATACAAACGGTGCTTCAACGCTTGAAAATGATTATCCTGATTCGCTGCGGCCTTTTTCAATTTGTGAGCACGAAGATACTCATTGATCTGTTTTAAGGTGGGTTGAACTTTGGAGCTGATTTGCACTTGCGCACCATTCGGAGGACGAATGGCGACACGCAGGGAATCAAACTTCTTCCCAGCTCGCCACATTGGATAAATACCCTGGATGGTACTTCTGCCTTTTGCCATAAACTCCTTGGATAGTCCTTGTGCCGCGTTCCTTTCAAAAGATCAACGCTTATACGCACTTGGCTTATCGGGAATTGGCAGAAAAACTTGAGTAGTAACGGTCTATCCAGTTTCTTCTATCACTTGTAGGCTATCCCGTGATGCCTGGTCTGTATAAAAGTTGACTTTATTTTCAAAAAATGTCAGCATTTATACCATTATGACGAAGCTACCAAAAGCCCTTCAGAAAGGGCCCTTTACCTATAAACAAGCCTTGGCCTCTGGACTCAACTTGAGATCGGTCCGGCAACTTGTCGCTGAGGAGCAATGCTACACCGTTGCCAAAGGCGTCTATATGCCAACGAATGTAGAGTACAATGAAGAAAACCAATTCAGGGCGGCCACTCTCATCGTGGGACAGCCTTCGGCCATTTGTTTAGTCTCTGCACTTTCGGTGTACGGACTTACCGATACCATTCCACGCAAAACATGGATCACAGTACCCGCAACGAAGCGGACTCAAGTTTCAAGCCTTAAAGTTTTGCGACAGAGCGATCCTCAATGGGACATCGGGATTGAAAAGAAAAATGGCTACACGATAACTTCCGTTGAGCGCACCCTTGTTGAATCTTTCTGCTATAAAAATATGATTGGCAGCACCGTCCCTATCGAAGCCCTGCGAGAAGCCGTCAGAAAAAAACTAACGACTCCTTCTAAAATACTCGATATGGCAAAAAAAATGAAAGTCGTTCACCGAATACTTCCGTACTTAGAGGCAATGGCATGAGCAAGATGATTTCTCCTGAAAAAATTCAACTGGAACTCAACAAACTCGCCAAAGCTTCAAAAACTCTTTCGGTGAATGACCTTCGCATGATTTTGGCCTTGGAGCGTGTGATCGCCCGCGTAGAGAATCACAAAAAACTCTCAAAGCATTTTGTTTTCAAGGGTGGGTTTGTTTTGCTTAAAACTGTCAATTCAGATCGCTTCACTCGTGATGTGGATGCGCTTGCCATCGGCCTTTCTCGCAAACAAGTCCCTGACCTTGTGGAAGATGCTTTGTCTCAAGATCTGCAGGATGGGCTTTGGTTCGGCGACGTCAAGACCAGCGATCTTGTAAATCAAGGGCCGTATGGCGGCTACACTTTCAACGCAGCTTTCACTATCGGCAAAGCCCCATCGGTTAAAGATCCAAAAATCAAAAAATTTTCCAGAATCCGTATTGACGTGGGATTTGGTGACGCGCTGGATTCGGTGCCAGAAAAACAATCCATGCCGTCTATTCTTGCGAGCGAAGAACCTGTCACTTGGTCGATCTATCCATTTGAGTTTATCTTTGCCGAAAAAATGGAAGCCTTGTTTTCTCGTGGCAGCAATAACTCCCGATCAAAAGACATCTACGATATGCAGCTCATCTTTGGAAAAATCAAAGACAAGAAATTGCTTCGCAAGGCCATTCAAAAAACTTTTGAAAACCGCAAGACTCCAATCCCTGAATCGTTCTGGGCAACCGCCCAAGAGTTTGAATTGGCCGTTTTAAAAAAGGCCTGGGGTTCGGTTGAGCTATCAACTGGCGAAGAACCGTTCGATGATGTCTGGGAAAAGTTTTTGACGGTCTTGCGTTCTTTGGAGTCTTAAAAGGATTATTTCGGTCCTCGGCGCCGATTTTTTTTAATTCTCAAACTCACCGAGGTAAAATACGAATGCTGATTTTTAATAATCCCATTTTCAATTTTTAATAAAACACCCGTTAAAGCGAGTCTCACAGAGCCGACCATGCGCACTTAAACGGCCTTGGCTCGCCCGTGGTCGCATTTTTGGAGGCCAATCCCTGCTTGGCACCACCTCAGGCAATGCCGTGGCTTTAAAACAAAAACATTAAATTATTAAAAATCACTATGCGCATCGGAAACTTCGCAACAGCGGTCACTTTTAAACATTACTTTCCTAAGAACAACTCACTACAACTCTTGCCAGCCGCGCCCGATGGCTTAGAAGACTTCGCAGGAACTGAGGTAACTGGAATAACTGGCGCCTCAGCTTTTAGTCTTGCGGCAACGCCATAATTTGAATCACGGTAAATTTCTGCGCTATGAACGCCTGTCAAACCATTGCCGTCTCGGATCTGTTTTGCGATTGCATCCATACGAATTTGCAAAACCTCTTGGATACGTTGTGAGTTAACTTCTTGGCGACCTACCCGCATCACCTGGGCCAATACCTGAACCCCAAGTTTAAAAAAGTCAGCTCTGCTGACTGTCTTTCGCAAGTTATCCAACATTGCGGGACCGTAATACAGTAACAGAGCCGGATCGCCTTTGAAGCCTGTCGCAGAAAACTCGCGTTCTAAAGTCATTCGATCATTCGCTGGGAGTTTTTGTAGGGCTTGAAACAACTCTTCACCGTCAGCCGCTGTTTGACAACGAAACATCAGGCCAACGCGAGTCATCCAAAGAGCGCGGCTGCTATCAGGCATTATGCTTGAACTTCTTTGACGAAGGAACTCTTGATAAGTTGCCTTTATTGATTCTTCTGAATTTGTCATGCCCTCGATGCCGGTCATCGCCGTTCTAATTCCAGCATAGGTCGGTTCTGTCAATACCAGCGAGCCATTGATGTTGTCTTGCCCACGGGCGGCAGCGATTTTTAGAATTGAAGTCGCCAAGTAAAAGTCCCGCGCGTCTTTTGAGCGATTGGCATGTTCTTTCAAAAGTCTGGCTGGAGCTTCGCCCTGAGCAAGTTGTGCAAGGTTAAATTCTTTTTCAAAACTGTTAACGACCATCTGTCTTTGAAATTCATCGAGACGCTGATAGGTCGGCGAGATGAATGGATAAAGTCTTAGCAGTTCAGACATGACACGTTGATGGTTTGTCTCCTGAATGCCCGATGATTTTTTAAGGTACGAAATTGCGGCTTCCGATTTTCCGATATTATTAAAAATTAAAAACGAAAACAATGCGTCTCGCATAGACGGATTGAATGCCACTCGCCGAACAAGTTTTGAAATTTCTAAGAACGACTCTCGGCTCAGCCGAATATTTTCGGGCTGTCCGTGAACGAAGCCATCGTAATCGCCCGCGATAAGCCGTTTGAACAACAACAAGGCGGCGATGGTGCGATCAAACTCAGGATACGGCTTATTGAACAACGACGTGGCTAAGGATTGCTCCAAAGCCTGGGGCACTGATCCAACTTGCTTCGGATAGGTCGCTTCATTTTTAGAACCGAGCCAGCCAAGCTCAGGAGTCAGAGTCACTCGTTCGGTGGTGGATACCAACTTGGCGGCGATAGCTTCAGGTGTGGCAACCACGCCTTCTGTTAACAGAATCAATTCTGGATAGGATTCCAAGACTACGCGAATCAACTCTTGATCCGTGACGCTTTCAACACGTCGATAGAGGTCTCTTAACTTACGAGTACGGCTTTCGTATTTTCTTTGGATCGCAGGAATCTCTAATCCTCTCACCAAGCGCAGCGGTCCGCGTTTGTAACCCATGTTTTCAAATTTCTTTGTTGGGTCCGAATCAAAACGAGGATCTTTCGTAAGTTGCAAAGCAACCGCTTCTGTTTCTGGATCAAGTCCAACATCTCTAACTAAAACAACAGGAACTTGCTTTGTTAGCGCGGATTGAACAATGCCTGCGTCTCTTGCTTCTCCTCGCAAAGCAACGACCTCGATTTTCTGTTTGAGTTCGTTATCCGAAAAAATTGAATCAACGGCACCATCGGCACCAATGACGACTGAATCCTTGCGATTTGGATTTTTGGCAAGTTCTGCGGAAATCCAGTCCCGTGCGCGACCGACGCCTTCTTGATGGGTCAAAATAAACAGCGTATCGGAACTATATGTTGAAGTAATTTGATCGATGTATGACTTCAAGAGAG is a window of Bdellovibrionales bacterium CG10_big_fil_rev_8_21_14_0_10_45_34 DNA encoding:
- the glpX gene encoding fructose-bisphosphatase class II, with the protein product MDRNLALEFVRITEAAALAAAEFVGRGDEKAADQAAVDAMRKAFDSVQIDGTVVIGEGERDEAPMLFIGEKVGRRTQDVPKIDIALDPLEGTTITANGGFGATAVIACAEQGGFLHAPDTYMDKIAVGPQCRGRVSLDAPLEETIETVAQCLNKAVNEVTVMILDRPRHEDLIVKVRKLGARIRLIGDGDVSAAIATAWGETGIDLLLGVGGAPEGVISAAALKCLGGDFQGRLKFRNDQERQRALKMGVSDPDKVFTLEELATGSVMFVATGVTDGPLIRGVRFDAGSKARTHSIVMRSKTQTVRVIEAYHNLHKKNF
- the pgsA gene encoding CDP-diacylglycerol--glycerol-3-phosphate 3-phosphatidyltransferase produces the protein MNHQLSRWKRSLPNWLTLFRVVLVAPIIVLLLRDQIVTNWICAGLFILASLTDYIDGYLARKMDVVSNFGKLMDPVADKILVSATLVMLIPTGRLEAIMVVILISRDVFIDGLRALAGSQGIIISAGKIGKWKTATQMVGIPAILLQDIGSLPVSKIGYWVLWFSVVLSIVSGIKYYLTYLRKAPIDFMN